A region of Vibrio porteresiae DSM 19223 DNA encodes the following proteins:
- the ercA gene encoding alcohol dehydrogenase-like regulatory protein ErcA, protein MALYEMRKFVAPEFIFGVGARHKVAVYARNMEARRVLIVSDKGVIQAGWVQQAINDLAEVGIESVVFADLTANPKDHEVMRGAQFYAENECDVIVAVGGGSVIDCAKAIGIVYTNGGEVSMFEGIDQVDIPGPPLICIPTTAGTSADISQFCIITNSDMRYKMAIISKTVVPDVALIDPETTTTLDTYLTACTGVDALTHAIEAYVSTASSPIVDVHAMHAIKLLWENIHRAVFEPAHIPSRENMLLGSLQAGLAFSNASLGAVHAMAHSLGGYLDIPHGECNALLLDHVVRFNMPKSGERYQNIAQIMGIDTRGMQQKVLATRITEEFSNLRHQLGINEKLSNVGVHSSDIPELANHAVNDACIVTNPRIASLGDIKAIYSEAM, encoded by the coding sequence ATGGCTTTGTACGAAATGCGCAAGTTTGTCGCGCCTGAATTTATCTTTGGTGTTGGAGCGCGGCATAAAGTGGCGGTGTATGCTCGTAATATGGAAGCAAGACGCGTGCTGATCGTTTCAGACAAAGGGGTGATTCAAGCCGGCTGGGTACAACAAGCGATTAATGATTTAGCGGAAGTGGGGATTGAATCCGTCGTCTTTGCTGATTTAACCGCGAACCCTAAAGATCATGAAGTCATGCGTGGCGCGCAGTTTTATGCCGAAAATGAGTGCGATGTGATTGTCGCTGTAGGTGGCGGCAGTGTGATTGATTGTGCCAAGGCGATCGGTATTGTTTACACCAACGGCGGTGAAGTCTCCATGTTTGAAGGGATCGACCAAGTGGATATCCCCGGACCGCCGCTGATTTGCATCCCAACCACTGCAGGCACCTCGGCCGATATTTCCCAGTTTTGCATTATTACCAACTCTGACATGCGCTATAAAATGGCAATCATCAGTAAAACAGTGGTGCCAGATGTAGCGTTGATTGATCCTGAAACTACCACCACACTCGATACCTATCTCACAGCGTGTACAGGCGTCGATGCGCTCACTCATGCTATTGAAGCTTACGTTTCTACTGCGAGTTCGCCCATTGTCGACGTGCATGCAATGCACGCCATTAAACTGCTGTGGGAAAACATTCATCGAGCCGTGTTTGAACCCGCTCATATTCCAAGTCGAGAGAACATGTTGCTCGGTTCACTCCAAGCAGGGCTGGCATTTTCTAACGCGAGTTTAGGTGCTGTGCACGCAATGGCGCACTCCCTTGGCGGTTATCTTGATATTCCCCATGGTGAGTGTAATGCGCTACTGCTCGATCATGTGGTGCGCTTTAATATGCCCAAAAGTGGCGAGCGCTATCAAAACATCGCCCAGATTATGGGCATTGATACCCGTGGCATGCAGCAAAAAGTCTTGGCGACGCGTATCACCGAAGAATTTTCCAATTTGCGCCATCAATTGGGGATCAATGAAAAACTCTCCAACGTGGGCGTGCACTCCTCTGACATTCCAGAGCTAGCAAATCATGCAGTCAACGACGCATGTATCGTGACTAACCCTCGAATAGCCTCTTTAGGGGACATCAAGGCGATTTACAGTGAAGCAATGTGA
- a CDS encoding FadR/GntR family transcriptional regulator, with amino-acid sequence MSAPPRRAHSVVLELKNAIEQGEYPPGSKLPSEQQLVRRFAVSRTVIREAIADLRASQLVVTQQGKGAFVCDKPISDVLQLATTGATPDLELTYLMELRIAIESETAYLAAQKRSQRDVDQLQKHLREMQHAIDAQAPSTGMDARFHFAIAAAAKNPHFVALLTYVYQRLNHKDPLIPATRKQQALKEHEHLCHAIERGDPDAARSAMRLHLSGTKARLLNAIQQPYASNTTKGATD; translated from the coding sequence ATGTCGGCACCTCCACGCCGTGCCCACAGTGTGGTGCTCGAGCTGAAAAATGCCATCGAGCAAGGCGAATACCCACCTGGTTCAAAACTGCCATCAGAGCAGCAACTCGTGCGACGTTTTGCTGTGAGTCGCACAGTGATTCGTGAAGCCATCGCTGACTTGCGGGCCAGCCAATTGGTGGTCACGCAGCAGGGTAAAGGCGCTTTTGTATGTGACAAACCGATCAGCGACGTACTGCAATTGGCCACCACAGGCGCGACACCTGATCTTGAATTGACTTATCTTATGGAGCTACGTATTGCGATTGAATCGGAGACCGCCTACTTAGCCGCGCAAAAGCGTTCACAGCGAGATGTTGACCAACTGCAAAAACACCTGCGCGAGATGCAACACGCAATAGATGCCCAAGCACCGTCGACCGGCATGGATGCCCGATTTCATTTTGCGATAGCTGCCGCGGCGAAAAACCCCCATTTTGTTGCGCTACTCACCTACGTTTACCAGCGCCTCAACCATAAAGATCCGCTCATTCCAGCGACGCGCAAGCAGCAAGCACTCAAAGAGCATGAGCATCTTTGTCATGCGATTGAAAGAGGCGATCCAGATGCCGCTCGTTCAGCGATGCGCCTGCATCTTTCCGGCACCAAAGCGCGCTTACTCAATGCAATTCAGCAGCCTTATGCATCCAATACTACTAAGGGAGCAACTGACTAA
- a CDS encoding mandelate racemase family protein: MIITRVSVTVFEYFTNRHADSAGHSHPHPEGGMAKQAMLTIETEDGNKGYAFAPVEVIRPHVLNAFFKKVLIGKNAMFREKLWHELELWQRGSAGQLTDRALAVVDQALWDWAGRFLNVPVYQLIGAYRDKVPAYGSTMCGDELAGGLATPEDYGRFAEQLVARGYKAIKLHTWMPPVSFAPSVAMDIRACEAVREAVGPDIALMIDGYHWYSRTEALKIGKALERLDFAWFEEPMNEQSISSYRWLSEQLAIPVIGPESASGKHHTRAEWVKSQASDILRAGVPGVGGISPTLKVAHLAESFGMNCEVHGNGAANLAVCAAIKNCQWYERGLLHPFLDYDEGISYLNQLADPMDSDGFVHLSSLPGLGEDINFNYIEAHTLAVHD; encoded by the coding sequence ATGATCATCACCCGAGTATCCGTAACCGTATTTGAATACTTCACCAACAGACACGCCGACAGTGCGGGTCACTCCCATCCTCATCCTGAAGGTGGTATGGCTAAACAAGCTATGTTGACCATAGAAACGGAAGATGGCAACAAAGGCTATGCGTTTGCGCCCGTGGAGGTGATACGTCCTCATGTATTGAATGCGTTTTTTAAAAAGGTGTTGATTGGTAAAAATGCCATGTTCCGTGAAAAACTATGGCATGAGCTAGAGCTTTGGCAACGCGGTAGTGCAGGGCAGTTAACCGATCGTGCTTTAGCTGTGGTTGATCAAGCACTGTGGGATTGGGCGGGACGCTTTTTAAATGTGCCGGTGTATCAATTAATTGGTGCCTACCGCGATAAAGTACCAGCGTATGGCAGCACCATGTGTGGTGATGAGCTGGCTGGCGGATTAGCGACCCCTGAAGATTATGGTCGCTTTGCCGAACAGTTAGTCGCAAGAGGCTACAAAGCGATTAAGTTACATACTTGGATGCCGCCAGTCTCTTTTGCACCGAGTGTCGCGATGGATATTCGAGCGTGTGAAGCGGTGCGTGAAGCGGTTGGTCCCGATATCGCTTTGATGATCGATGGTTACCATTGGTATAGCCGGACTGAAGCGCTCAAAATTGGTAAGGCGTTGGAGCGGCTCGATTTTGCGTGGTTCGAAGAGCCAATGAATGAACAGAGCATCTCTTCTTATCGGTGGCTTAGTGAGCAGCTCGCGATTCCTGTGATTGGTCCAGAATCCGCATCGGGCAAGCATCATACGCGCGCCGAATGGGTAAAATCCCAAGCCAGTGATATTTTGCGTGCTGGTGTTCCGGGTGTGGGTGGCATCTCGCCAACACTGAAAGTGGCACATCTGGCGGAATCTTTTGGGATGAATTGTGAAGTGCACGGTAATGGCGCTGCTAACCTTGCTGTCTGTGCCGCGATTAAAAATTGCCAGTGGTACGAACGCGGACTACTTCATCCATTCTTGGACTATGATGAAGGTATCTCTTATCTCAATCAGCTAGCGGATCCGATGGACAGTGACGGCTTTGTTCATCTCTCATCCTTGCCTGGTTTGGGAGAGGACATCAACTTTAATTACATCGAAGCGCATACCCTCGCGGTGCACGACTAG
- the acuR gene encoding acrylate utilization transcriptional regulator AcuR has protein sequence MSEQQPLKRRRGRPPKIEREYSDTKKVLIRSGLEMITEFGFTASGVDAVVKKVQVPKGSFYHYFKNKEEFGSQVLAAYGTYFAHKLDKHLTRPDIAPLDRIGLFVNDAKEGIERFEFRRGCLVGNMMQEVPQLSDALAVQLQEIILDWQQRVECCFALAREQKQLHSRETNEHLAALFWSGWEGAVMRAKLFRSTQPLDDFWHYFRWSVSQGEQR, from the coding sequence GTGAGCGAACAACAACCCTTAAAACGTCGACGTGGACGTCCACCTAAAATCGAACGTGAATACTCGGATACCAAAAAGGTCCTCATTCGCAGTGGCTTAGAAATGATCACTGAGTTTGGCTTTACGGCGTCAGGCGTCGATGCAGTGGTGAAAAAAGTTCAAGTTCCTAAGGGCTCTTTCTACCACTACTTCAAAAACAAAGAAGAGTTTGGCTCGCAAGTCTTAGCCGCGTATGGCACCTATTTCGCGCATAAGTTAGATAAGCATCTAACCCGTCCCGACATTGCGCCTCTTGATAGAATTGGGCTATTTGTCAATGATGCAAAAGAAGGCATTGAACGCTTTGAATTTCGTCGCGGCTGTTTGGTTGGCAATATGATGCAAGAAGTGCCTCAGCTTTCCGATGCGTTAGCCGTGCAACTTCAAGAGATCATTCTGGATTGGCAACAGCGTGTTGAGTGCTGCTTTGCGTTAGCTCGTGAACAGAAGCAATTGCATTCCCGCGAAACCAATGAACATTTAGCGGCGCTATTTTGGTCTGGATGGGAAGGGGCAGTGATGCGCGCGAAGTTATTTCGTTCTACCCAGCCTTTGGATGATTTTTGGCACTATTTTCGTTGGAGCGTCAGCCAAGGCGAACAACGCTAG
- the acuI gene encoding acrylyl-CoA reductase (NADPH) yields MFKALYIDKVDDQYQCQFKPLEESDFPEGNVTVNVEYSTLNYKDGLAISGKSPVVRRFPMVPGIDFAGVVESSEHPHFAAGQRVFINGWGLGEKHWGGLTEKAKVNGDWLLLIPESMSSYDVMAVGTAGYTAMLCVQALQNNGITPQSGKVLVTGANGGVGSFAVAFLAKLGFDVIASTGRPEEEARLRQLGASEIIDRNTLSQPGRPLGKELWAAAIDSVGSHTLANVCASTQYGGVVAACGLAQGMDFPASVAPFILRGVTLAGVDSVMCPNEKRRTAWEQIAKLVDKEMLSTASSVISFNEVIDTAHQLLEGKVKGRVVVDIHRN; encoded by the coding sequence ATGTTCAAAGCCCTTTATATCGATAAAGTTGACGACCAATATCAATGCCAATTTAAACCGTTGGAAGAGAGTGACTTTCCAGAAGGTAACGTCACTGTAAACGTCGAATACTCTACTCTGAACTACAAAGATGGTTTGGCGATCAGCGGAAAATCCCCAGTGGTACGCCGTTTTCCAATGGTGCCTGGGATTGACTTTGCAGGCGTGGTTGAATCGAGTGAGCATCCTCACTTCGCTGCAGGCCAACGCGTCTTTATCAACGGTTGGGGCCTAGGAGAGAAACACTGGGGCGGTTTGACAGAGAAAGCCAAAGTCAATGGTGACTGGTTGCTCCTCATTCCTGAAAGCATGAGTAGCTACGATGTGATGGCAGTCGGCACTGCGGGTTACACTGCAATGCTTTGTGTGCAGGCATTACAAAACAACGGCATCACGCCACAATCAGGTAAAGTGCTAGTCACTGGTGCGAACGGCGGCGTAGGCAGTTTTGCCGTGGCATTCTTAGCAAAATTGGGCTTTGACGTGATTGCTTCAACTGGCCGTCCAGAAGAAGAGGCTCGTTTACGCCAATTAGGTGCCAGTGAAATCATCGATCGCAACACACTATCACAACCGGGTCGTCCACTGGGTAAAGAGCTTTGGGCTGCTGCCATCGATTCTGTGGGTAGCCATACTCTAGCGAACGTGTGTGCCTCAACTCAGTATGGTGGCGTGGTCGCTGCATGTGGTTTGGCCCAAGGTATGGATTTTCCAGCCAGCGTAGCTCCGTTTATTTTGCGTGGCGTAACGCTAGCAGGTGTTGATAGCGTGATGTGTCCAAATGAGAAACGCCGCACGGCTTGGGAGCAAATTGCCAAATTGGTCGATAAAGAGATGCTCAGTACCGCAAGCTCAGTGATTAGTTTTAATGAGGTGATTGATACTGCGCATCAATTGCTGGAAGGTAAAGTGAAAGGCCGCGTGGTGGTTGATATTCATCGCAACTAA